A region of Flocculibacter collagenilyticus DNA encodes the following proteins:
- the aat gene encoding leucyl/phenylalanyl-tRNA--protein transferase, whose amino-acid sequence MSELCVYQLPTDKHLFPSPEYALAEPNGLLAVGGDLNPHRLMTAYYYGIFPWFSDGEPIMWWSPNPRAILDLSELHVSRSLKKLIRKTPFTITLNHCFEDVIHACAAPRDTQDETWITQDMINAYTQLHQNGKAHSIEIWQNNMLVGGLYGVLIGGCFCGESMFSLMSNASKVAYVALVQWLQSIGATMIDCQMQTSHLATLGSKEVSRSDFIYRLEQVRDKHLTLQSPAQLTIKLDHL is encoded by the coding sequence TTGTCTGAGTTATGCGTTTATCAATTACCTACAGATAAGCATTTATTCCCTTCTCCGGAATACGCGCTTGCTGAACCAAATGGGTTACTTGCTGTGGGTGGAGATCTTAATCCACACCGGCTAATGACCGCCTACTACTACGGCATTTTTCCTTGGTTCTCTGATGGCGAACCTATCATGTGGTGGAGCCCAAACCCTAGAGCTATTCTTGACTTGTCTGAACTACACGTAAGTCGTAGTTTAAAAAAACTCATTCGAAAAACCCCTTTTACAATTACTTTAAACCATTGTTTTGAAGATGTTATTCATGCCTGCGCCGCTCCGCGAGACACTCAAGATGAAACGTGGATCACTCAAGACATGATTAACGCGTATACGCAGCTGCATCAAAACGGCAAAGCACACAGCATTGAGATTTGGCAAAATAATATGCTTGTGGGCGGTTTATATGGCGTACTTATTGGCGGGTGTTTTTGTGGCGAATCCATGTTTAGCCTGATGTCTAACGCATCAAAAGTTGCCTATGTTGCGCTGGTTCAATGGCTGCAATCAATTGGAGCCACCATGATAGACTGCCAAATGCAAACAAGCCATTTAGCAACATTGGGCAGCAAGGAAGTGTCTCGTTCTGATTTTATATATCGACTAGAGCAAGTGCGAGATAAACACTTAACGTTACAGTCGCCTGCTCAGCTAACCATTAAGTTAGACCACTTATGA
- the trxB gene encoding thioredoxin-disulfide reductase, whose translation MSDVRHIPLLILGSGPAGYTAAVYAARANLKPVLLTGMQQGGQLTTTTEVENWPGDANDLTGPALMDRMKEHAEKFDTEIIFDHIHTVDFKTKPYTLEGDAGKYTCDALIICTGASAKYLGLESEQAFMGRGVSACATCDGFFYRNQKVAVVGGGNTAVEEALYLSNIASEVHLVHRRETFRSEKILTNRLMEKVESGNIVLHLNKNLDEVVGDEMGVTGIKLKDSQSDEISSLDVAGVFIAIGHKPNTDIFDGQLEMKDGYIIVNSGLQGNATATSVEGVFAAGDVSDHIYRQAVTSAGTGCMAALDAERYMDGLVK comes from the coding sequence ATGAGCGACGTAAGACATATCCCATTATTAATTTTAGGTTCTGGACCTGCTGGTTATACTGCTGCTGTGTACGCAGCGCGCGCTAATTTAAAGCCTGTTCTGTTAACAGGTATGCAGCAAGGTGGTCAATTAACCACAACGACTGAAGTAGAAAACTGGCCGGGCGACGCAAATGACTTAACCGGTCCTGCGTTGATGGATCGCATGAAAGAGCACGCAGAAAAATTTGATACAGAAATCATCTTTGATCATATTCATACTGTGGATTTTAAAACTAAGCCATATACGCTTGAAGGCGATGCGGGTAAATATACTTGTGACGCGTTAATTATTTGTACTGGTGCATCAGCCAAATACTTAGGTTTGGAATCAGAGCAAGCATTTATGGGTCGTGGCGTATCGGCGTGTGCAACATGTGACGGGTTCTTCTATCGCAATCAAAAAGTTGCAGTTGTCGGTGGCGGAAACACAGCCGTTGAAGAAGCGCTGTACTTATCTAACATTGCATCTGAAGTTCACTTAGTACACCGCAGAGAAACATTCCGTAGTGAAAAGATTCTAACCAACCGCCTGATGGAAAAAGTTGAGAGCGGTAACATTGTTCTTCACCTAAATAAGAATTTAGATGAAGTTGTAGGCGATGAAATGGGTGTGACGGGCATAAAGCTTAAAGATTCACAGTCAGATGAAATATCAAGCTTAGATGTTGCGGGTGTATTCATTGCTATTGGCCATAAACCGAATACTGATATCTTCGACGGTCAATTAGAAATGAAAGATGGCTATATTATTGTAAATAGCGGTCTGCAAGGTAATGCAACTGCAACTAGTGTAGAAGGTGTATTTGCAGCAGGTGATGTATCTGATCATATCTATCGCCAAGCAGTAACTTCAGCTGGCACTGGCTGTATGGCTGCTTTAGACGCAGAGCGATACATGGATGGCTTAGTTAAATAG
- the lrp gene encoding leucine-responsive transcriptional regulator Lrp, with the protein MASKDVRPLDRIDLNILKELQNDGRLANVELAKRVGLSATPCLERVKKLEKEGFIKGYTAIIDPLKMAGALLVFIEITLTKTSPDVFEDFAKAVQALDEIQECHLVSGNFDFLLKTRVADMSAYRALLGDTVLTLPSVSGSRSYVVMEEVKQSNRVAIKQG; encoded by the coding sequence ATGGCAAGTAAAGACGTCAGACCACTAGATCGAATTGATTTAAACATACTCAAAGAGTTGCAGAACGACGGCCGTTTAGCGAACGTTGAATTAGCAAAACGAGTTGGACTAAGTGCCACGCCTTGCCTAGAGCGTGTTAAGAAGCTTGAAAAAGAAGGTTTTATTAAAGGCTATACCGCAATTATCGATCCGCTAAAAATGGCCGGAGCCTTACTAGTATTTATAGAGATAACCTTAACGAAAACATCACCCGATGTATTTGAAGATTTTGCTAAAGCGGTGCAGGCGCTAGATGAAATACAAGAATGTCATTTGGTGTCGGGTAATTTTGATTTCTTATTAAAAACCCGCGTGGCAGATATGTCGGCATACCGAGCGCTATTAGGTGATACAGTTTTAACATTACCCTCAGTGAGTGGCAGCCGATCTTATGTAGTCATGGAAGAAGTAAAGCAATCTAATCGTGTTGCAATTAAACAAGGTTAG
- the ald gene encoding alanine dehydrogenase produces the protein MLIGVPKEIKNHEYRVGLTPAAVKEFIAHGHDVIVQTNAGTSIGFSDDQYISAGAQMIASPEEIFARADMIVKVKEPQPNECKMLRKGQTLYTYLHLAPDPVQTELLIASGATCIAYETVTDARGGLPLLAPMSEVAGRMSIQAGAHHLEKAQGGSGTLLGGVPGVAPAEVLVIGGGVVGTQAAKMARGMGADVTILDRSIPRLRELDDIFGGTVKTVYSTVDAIEQYSKQADLVIGAVLIPGAAAPKLLTREHLKNMKDGAVVVDVAIDQGGCFETSKATTHQEPTYVVDGVVHYCVANMPGGVARTSTMALNNATLPFGLALANKGPKQAMLENPHLLNGLNVHEGKVTYQAVSDALGYEYVAPEVALQA, from the coding sequence ATGTTAATTGGTGTACCTAAAGAAATAAAAAATCATGAATATCGTGTTGGTTTAACGCCTGCAGCTGTTAAAGAGTTTATTGCTCACGGCCACGATGTAATCGTTCAAACGAATGCTGGCACCTCGATTGGCTTTTCTGACGATCAATATATTTCAGCTGGTGCACAAATGATTGCTTCACCAGAAGAAATTTTTGCTCGCGCAGACATGATTGTTAAGGTAAAAGAACCACAACCTAACGAATGTAAAATGCTTCGCAAGGGTCAAACACTTTACACTTACCTTCATTTGGCTCCAGATCCAGTGCAAACAGAACTACTTATTGCTTCTGGCGCAACATGTATTGCATACGAAACCGTCACTGATGCACGCGGTGGACTTCCGTTACTTGCTCCTATGAGTGAAGTTGCTGGACGAATGTCTATTCAAGCTGGTGCGCATCACCTTGAAAAAGCGCAAGGTGGTAGCGGTACATTACTTGGTGGCGTACCTGGCGTAGCTCCTGCTGAAGTACTTGTTATCGGCGGTGGTGTAGTTGGTACGCAAGCTGCCAAAATGGCTCGCGGTATGGGTGCAGATGTAACAATTTTAGATCGCTCTATTCCACGCTTGCGCGAATTAGATGATATTTTTGGCGGCACAGTGAAAACAGTATATTCAACGGTTGATGCCATCGAACAATATTCAAAGCAGGCTGACTTAGTAATAGGCGCAGTACTTATTCCAGGTGCAGCAGCGCCGAAGTTGCTTACACGCGAACATCTTAAAAATATGAAAGATGGTGCTGTAGTAGTAGATGTTGCGATTGACCAAGGTGGATGTTTTGAAACATCAAAAGCGACCACTCACCAAGAACCTACCTATGTTGTTGATGGTGTTGTACATTACTGCGTAGCTAACATGCCAGGAGGTGTTGCTCGCACATCTACCATGGCATTAAATAATGCAACACTTCCTTTTGGTCTTGCTTTAGCCAATAAAGGACCTAAACAAGCAATGCTAGAAAACCCTCATTTGTTAAATGGTCTAAACGTACATGAAGGCAAGGTAACCTACCAAGCTGTTTCTGACGCATTAGGTTATGAATACGTAGCGCCTGAAGTAGCATTACAAGCTTAA
- a CDS encoding arginyltransferase encodes MSDYKHLRLALTKPFVCSYLDDQFEQLLVVIDDTQLNPNHFDKLLELGFRRSGNQVYRPHCSDCHECHSLRVIVDQFSPSKNQKRVLKKAKDFSFKVAHKPRKTYYPLYEKYINTRHEGGSMYPANHSQYQSFVACDWLQSIFIELYDDKKLIAVAVTDLLPNALSAVYTFFDPDYEHFSIGTLLILQQVEVAKLNGKNHVYLGYQIDDCDNMNYKHKFKTNEQFIGNAWQIFTK; translated from the coding sequence ATGAGTGATTATAAACACCTCCGACTCGCGCTAACAAAACCATTTGTATGTAGTTATTTAGACGACCAGTTTGAACAGCTATTAGTTGTTATTGATGATACTCAACTTAATCCAAACCACTTTGATAAATTATTAGAGCTTGGGTTTAGACGTAGCGGTAACCAAGTATACCGCCCTCATTGCTCTGACTGTCACGAATGCCACTCGTTGCGCGTTATCGTTGACCAATTCAGTCCAAGTAAAAACCAAAAACGCGTTTTAAAAAAGGCTAAAGATTTCAGTTTTAAAGTAGCGCACAAACCACGAAAAACCTACTACCCGCTTTACGAAAAGTACATCAATACTCGGCATGAAGGTGGCAGTATGTATCCTGCCAACCACAGTCAATACCAAAGTTTTGTTGCATGTGATTGGTTGCAGTCTATTTTTATTGAGCTATATGACGACAAAAAACTAATTGCAGTGGCTGTTACCGATTTATTACCTAACGCACTTTCTGCTGTGTATACATTTTTTGATCCTGATTATGAACATTTTTCTATCGGCACCCTATTAATTTTGCAGCAAGTGGAAGTTGCGAAATTAAACGGTAAAAATCACGTCTACCTTGGTTACCAAATAGATGATTGTGACAACATGAACTATAAGCATAAGTTCAAAACAAACGAGCAATTTATTGGTAATGCTTGGCAGATATTTACTAAGTAA
- the infA gene encoding translation initiation factor IF-1 has product MAKEDVIEMQGTILETLPNTMFRVELENGHVVTAHISGKMRKNYIRILTGDKVTVELTPYDLSKGRIVFRAR; this is encoded by the coding sequence ATGGCAAAAGAAGATGTCATTGAAATGCAGGGAACCATTTTGGAAACCTTGCCAAATACTATGTTCCGTGTTGAATTAGAAAACGGACATGTCGTTACTGCGCATATTTCAGGTAAAATGCGTAAGAACTATATTCGAATTTTAACGGGTGATAAGGTAACTGTAGAGTTAACACCTTACGATTTATCAAAAGGCCGCATTGTTTTCCGTGCCCGTTAA